From Cryptococcus neoformans var. grubii H99 chromosome 6, complete sequence:
CACCCATTTATCAGCTTCCACAAAGATTGCTTCGCTCTTAacatctccctcttctttttgggTAGGGAACAGGGCCATCCTTTCCCGCGCTTCCCTTTGAGCTGGAGTGGCCTTTTCCAGTTCTGCTCGGCGCTCAGGGGTTGTCAATGCCCACATCCTGCGAAGGGTCTCCGGATGATGAACGAGGGGCAGGTTAAAAGCTTTAGCAAGGGACGCATATGTGATATCTGGGAAATATAAGCTTGCGTTGCAGATGTAGGCTCTGACAGTTAGCATGTACTTACCGTCATGTGTGGGCCCGATGCCTCCTGAAGTGACCACAAAGTCATATTTTTCAGTCATACGACGTGCAGCTTCAATACTAAATGGCGATATGTCAGTTTGAGTATGGGAGTCGGTTTTGGCAGATACCCGcatttcatcttcatcgtctgcGATGACTTCAATTCGTTTCCTAAGCAGAGGGTGAGGTTAGAATATAGTAGGGGACAGGAAGCGTGGCGAATACATACAGTTCTATACCAAGATCGAAACAATACTGAGCAAAGAAGCTGGTAAATATCATGTCAGCAAGCCGGATTGCGCTGACCTTGAAATCCTGCTGCCCACTTGCTATTCGTGTCCTTAGTTTTGCCATTTAATACTTCATCTCTGAGAATCAGCACATACAAAAATTAGCCATTTTTATTTGATGGATAGCTCTCTCAAAAGACCTACCCTACGATGATACATCCGGCTGTCTGAATGTACTTGCCCTTCCCCAAAGGGTCAGCAACGCTGCTAGGACTGGTTGGGACGATGGGCGCTTCAGTAGACATTGTTCTCAAATATATTCTCCCGAAGGCTATGCGAATAGGTAATGACCgagacggaagaggagcgAAAGGTCGTGCAACTGTCTGGAGCAGGCGTGAAAATGGTATGAACATGCCCAGAAGGATGTGATactgaggaagagataagCTGCTGTGGGCAGCGTGGTGGTGTGCGCGGCTTTTCTGTTCGTAATTACTCTCCAGGCCGATGGTGGATGTCCGAAGCTCCGATCCGATTGACCAGCACATGACAAGAGATAGCTCGTGACATTAGTAGCGGGATCAAATATTTCCCAGTATCTGAGATTAGTCTGATTACAAATCTGTTCGCCGTTAGGAGAGATAGCCACGTTCCCTCCTTTTCGGCTATCAGCATTTATCCCACTAATCCCAACCTCGAGTCCTTTACCCTCCGCCAGTCGCCTCCCTTGGCCCTGCCCTTTTCCACTACAGCCCTTTCCCCCTAGCGCTCTCCAGCTTGCATCTCTCCATCGCTCACAGTGGGACACGTCCACCACCCTATCCCCTTTGCCGAGGAACCACAGACAAGCACGCGGCATCAAATACCTTACGTGCTTTGAAACAGTAAGAACTGCTGCTGTCATCTGTTTTTTGGATACAACATCTTTCACCAGTCATACGCCCCTTACGTTGGATCATCTATTAGCTATCAACAGCCCATCAAGCTTCGGCGCATATCATCTGCTTAGCTCACCGCGGATCGCATCAGGCGCCTAGACGATGTCGCAGTTTCAGAACGATTTCCCcgccccttcttcacctgATTCAGCTCTTAAAACGGCGGCTGGTGCGGCTGATACGAGACCACAACGTTCTCGCGACGGTTGTTTGACCTGCCGGAGCAGGAAAGTCAAAGTGAGCAACCGTCGTATCGCATCGCCTCTGCAGCAGGTTTGGTTGCTAACAAATTGCTATAAAGTGTGGAGAACAACGTCCAATATGCGACAGATGCCGTATCAAGTCTCGCGAGGTTCGTACTTCAATCCTGGTATCGGCTCCTGCTAACAATTCTTAGTGTGTTTGGCCatcggaagatgaagctgaAAGGCGAAGAAATAAGAAACGCAAAGCTTCAGGTGCGAGAGCTCCATATGGATCAAGCTATTATGGCTCGATGTATTCCGACCAGGATGAAGCATCTCCAGTGCATCTGCCGGCCGTCTCCGTGCCCGTACAAATGCGGCGACCGCCAAAGCATGCTATCAAAGGCACTGTTCATGTTCCTCCCAATTTCCTTCCACCGGAAGCAATGATAGGCCAACAAGTGGACACGAAAGGAAAGCAGAAATTGAAAGATGAGAGACGGGATGAACTCGTGGACTGGCTAGTCCCGGAAAAGCTAAGGGCagaaatgatgatggaacCGTAAGTTGGACTAGACCTGAATGCCCCCGAATGAATTTGACTTTCCGAGTCTTTGTAGCACCTTTCTGCAACCGTATTTTCGCACTGTGTGAGTGTGTATCCATTCTTCGCCCGGATCTCTAAATTGACGATTTGTAGTGATGAGCGACTAGTGATGCGTCATTATCTGTCTAAAACAGTGCATATCATTATTGCGTTCGAATCTGATCATCGGCCTTGGAACCCTTGGCTCAGCATCCACGCTCCTCTAGCATTCCAACATCTACCCGGGTAAGGCCCAACAATTGATTTTTCAGCATTCCAACTGACTTTGACGTAGTACCAAACCAGCTGCTGATGCCCTTCGGGCGGCCATCCTTGCAGTTGGGGGCGTACACTTACAGTACAGCAATAGCCCAGATGACCGAGGCGCAGCATATAGAATAACCAAGAGTGCCAAGGTTCAAGTTCTCAAGCTGGTGAAAGAAGCATTGCAGTTTCCGGATGGACGGCCGAGGCAACTGACCAAGGAGGATATAGAGTTGGTGTTGGCTTCTTTGCTAAGCTGCACCATTGCCAGCGTGCGTTGTCCTTTGCTATCAAGAAGTTTGCTGCTGACAGTCGTCTCATTTGTAGAGCCTTGCTGCAGATGACTCGTGGCATCACCTTTTATCATCGGTTCTTGGTCTCATCGACCAGCTTGGTGGAGCCCACCACATCCTACGTGATGCTCCTCGTGATCGCCTCTCGCCCTATCGGTTCTTCATGGAGCAGCTCGCTATCCGTGATGTGTTTGGCTGCATGACCACTGAGCTAGCACCTTCAATTCTGCAGGATGCCTTCACTCCATGGTTTTTTGAAGCTGAGAGCTGGTCAAGAACAGATTTAGAGTGGGAAAGCGTCGAAAGAATGTTTGGTATCTCGAGAGGGATGGTCGATATGATTGCAAGAGTAAGTCGCTTGATTTCGGTCCGGCAAGCAAGGCTAACTTTGGACTGTAGGTGTGTACACTTATCGCTGCCGTTCGCACTCGCGGTCGACCTATTTTTATGGATCCAGACGACTCTCCCAGTCTCCTACCGACCGATCCAAATTCATCTGCACCTACCAACGATCTTACAGAACTTCAGTTGGCAGCGCGGAACCTGATGGCTGAAATCCGCGTATGGGACGAAGCTGAGAACTTTACACCTTTGCACCCGCGTACCCAGTACGGAAACCTAGCCTACAGGCATGCTATCAAGATACGAATGCTCCGAAAAGTTTATGATGTCCcaagtgatgatgaaagggTGGCAAGCAGTGCAGAGTCCATCATTGAGTTGGCCGCAGAAATGCTAGCGTTCTACGGCAAGATCACATGGTTAGTAGTCGTTGatatttttatttttattttcttTGTACAATGCTCCTTTCTGACGAAAGGTGATAGGTTAACATGGCCGATCGTGATTGCTGGGTTTGAGATTCCTCGAGGGCATCCCTCTCGTCAGACGGCTCTTGAGATGCTTGGAGCGTTCGGGTGAGCAAAAATCCGTCGCATCGTTCACAGGCTCAAGGCTGACCACGTCATTGTAGACCTCATGCTTGTTTTGACAATCGCGCAGGTGCACGCATACTGTCCGATTACTGGATGTGGCACGATATGGATGGCGACCATGCTACATCATGGGAAATGGCCAACATGCTCAATCAACGACCTTTCTTGGATTAGTTCTTCTTGGCTTATTGTCATTCAAATAATTCAATGTGACGTTTTGGCTTTTTGGTTGTTATTGGTATTGCGGCATTTTGACGTCGTTGCTTGTCTCCAATCATGGGAGTAACATCGTCAAGGTTAATTATAAGGCGCAGATGGGACAACATATTTATACAACATTACGGCAGCCCAATGTGGCTTTTGAAGATTTTCCGCACCCCTATATCTCAGACTTCTCGTCCGCCTCTTTGCTTTTCCCTATTCTGAatatcctctttctcttagCCTTTATGTCTCCTTCCCCGACACTACTGCTCGCCAGACTCGCTCGCCCACTGCTGCCTGTACCGGCCCCGTTCTTCCCAAGGTAAGGGAATGATCTCACAGCTATATGTTCATGGCCTCGCGCATAAGGAGACAATGTGTGAGCAGAATATGAAAGGGCGGCAAGCTGAGAGACGGAGTTGTTGAGAGGGAGGGTGATGCCTCCAGGCCCGATAtggcgaggagggaaagaccCTTCATTACCGGGGGAGCTACCGTGattctcttcattctcctcctcctcaacttcctcgTTGATGGGCGCATAGCTAGGTACAGGAGACGTATCCCGGTAAGGCATCTCCACTTTACCGCCCACACCGCTCCCGGAAAACCATTTTTGACTTAGCCGATGTATGATACTGGGTAAATGTTCTCTAAACATCTCTCTCAACTGCCCTTCAATTTCTTGCTGCAAATACCCTCTAATGACCTCTACCGAATCAAATGTCGAACTGACATCCACGTTCTGTAAGGGGTCATTTTTGAACACAAGAGTAATCCCTTTTGAAGCTGAGACAACCAGAATAAGAATGGCTCGAAGATGTAATTTGGATAGACGAAGGGTCATCGGGACAAGGAGCGGTTGAGAAGCGAGTAGTGGTGTTGATAGAGGAAGTGTTGAAGACGTAAGATGGGGATTATGTGAAAGTGGATTGGCTTGGACTCGACATCGTACTTCGAGCCAGGCATCACCCTGATACCCTAAACGTAGAATACCGCGAAATCGGTCGATAGAAAGATCTCCTATTTCAAGAAGAGTAAGGGTTGGGGGCTTGGGTTGGACTGTCAGCTTTCACCCATTTTTGAAGATTTGATTTAAAAAACATACTTGCTCTCCCATGTGAAGCTCGACTACTTCGATCTTTCCCTGGATAACCGGGGGCTTGTCACCCTGCATGGCCGGCACATACGATCAGCTACTAGGCTTGATCGGAGGACATGGGCGAGTCTCACCTTGTTAAGAGCACCCTCCAGCATTGCTTTTGCATCTTCATGGAAGGCGGGTGAGAAGGCAGTGGACCAGGAggggaagacgaaggaCATGTGGCTTATGGAAAGTCAGTCTATTATTTACATACCCAGGATATCGACTTCTTCGGAAACCGGGCTTGCTTCCAAGAATGTATTACGTAACACGACGAACGATGTTTCAGTCGGTCGTGGCCGCTTCTAATAGAATTGCTtcataataataatagtATGTTGCCTGCCCTTCTTGGTGCTCAAACTGGAATTAACCACTCCacatcaacaacatcatcctctACATACCTGAACATGTCCGCCAGGTCACCAAGGGGTCCAACAACCGAAGATGAGTTTTCACACCAAATTGCTATCGAGGTattccctttttctctctcacCTGTCATTTGCGCTCACAATCTGCCCGTTTAGATGTCCCGAATCATGAACCAAGTCAACCCGAATGACCTCCTTGGTAAACGAATAGTGGATATCGCAAAAGGCAATCGTACCGGCGATGCATTCCTTAGAGGTCTGCATTTCCCACTTCATATCTCATCCCATATTGAATTACTGACATTCTCCTTAGCTGTTTCGACATTCGGCCAGTTTCCTAGAGATCCTATGCTATCTCTCCACACCCGTATTCTCGCCCACCTTTCAGTTCTCCAAGGGCAAAACCAGTCAAGCGCTCGTAGAGGATCTGACCATTCCCCACCTAGGATGCTTGGTGGTCGACCCGTTGGAGAAAATGTGGAGGGCATGGATCATGATGATACCGATACATTAGCACCTGAGCCTATGAGGAAAGGTGGCTTAAGAAGAGCTGGTAATGTAAGTTGCGCCTCATTCAATGGTAAGCGTTGAAAACTAAATTTCATTTTAGGTACCGACTTTTAAAGCTCCCGCTACAGCTAGACCATCATTGCTGGGATTGGACAAGTTAGCCGCTGAGAAACGTGCAGCAGCGGCCGCCACAGCAGACAGAAATGGTCCGCCGTCTAAAAAGGCTcgaaaagatgaaggagatgaagatgacgaacAATCAGGCGGTGTCTTCAAGGGTTAGTTATTCTTCGCCTTTCGGGCTTATGATCACTGGCGCTTACAACCCTTAGTGCCCGCCATTCCGGTTCGAAGGGATAATGTCCGGGTGCGGCCGGAGGAAACACCCAGCCGAGGATCTGGCCTGTCAGAAGAGGCTCGCGCTCGGCTCGAAGCTCGCCGCAGAGAACGCAACCAACCTAGCACGGGCATTAGTGCGAGCACTGCCGATCGCGAACATTCAAGAGAGGGCCTTGAGGATTTTCAGAGGAGAGCAAACAGGGACAGATGGAATGAACGAggtggggagagagagTCAGGACAGGGGGAATACGGTAGAGATGGACGAGGAGGCGGGAATGACAGGGGCAGAAAACAAGATGGTCGAGACGGCAAACCGTGGAATGCAGCACCGACGCCTCGCACGTCTCGTGCAGACAGAGACTTTGATGGTGGTAGTGCCCGTATCCCCAATCGGGGCTGGGACGAAACTCCGCGCGGTTCGCGCGGTCCTGGAGGATGGGGCAAAGGAGAACGCACATCCAGGGGTTGGGACCAGACTCCGAGATCGGCTAGAGAATCACCGGAAGGGGGCGGGTTGGATCTCAACGCTAAagagtgggaagaagagcaagtcAAGCTGGATCGAGACTGGTATAGttacgatgatgaaggggCAGTGGTAAGTACTCTGTCTATTTCAGGACGTTCTGCGGCAGGCTGAGGATCTTTACATCAGGCTGCGGATGACGATCATAATCCATTCTCACAATGGGAAAATTTAGAAAGagcaaaagaggaagaactgCAAGCTAAGGCTGTCAAACGTCAGACTGCCCGTCAAGCTCAATTTGTGAGTCTATCAGTGTTTCGCTTCGGTTTTACACTCATGCAATCACATAGAATGCGGATAATGACCTTTGGGAAACTAACCGAATGCAAACATCGGGTGTTCTCCAAAGAGGAGGCGTTGACGACGACTTCGACGATGACTCTGATTCCAAAGTTCATGTTTTAGTGCATGACCTCAAACCTCCCTTTTTGGATGGTACTGTGGCATATACAAAGCAACTTGACCCCATTAATCCTGTTAAGGATGGCACAAGTGACATGGctatcttctccaagaAAGGAAGCGCTTTGgtgagggagagaagggaaaggcaggagagggaaaaggtACGCCATTTTCTGAATGGCTAAAATTGGACCCTTATTGACAGGCATCTAGGCTGCGGCAAAGGCAGCGTCAATGGCAGGTACCACCCTTGGTAACCTCATGGGTGTCAAGGACGAACCAGATCTCGGTCAAGGTATATTTATTTGTTGGTTATTGTCTGCTCATCGCTGATCAATACTGTAGAGGGTCAGAAAGATGGCGTGACTGAGAATTACAAGGCTGATTCACAATTTTCGAGCCATCTTAAGAAATCGGAAGGTGTCTCGAACTTTGCAAAGAGTCGTACTTTAAAAGAGCAGCGAGAATATTTGCCGGCCTTTGCGGTACGAGAAGAGTTGATGGGAATGATACGAGATCATCAAGGTATGTTATATTTAATAACTTGCATTGTCATATCTAACCCTTATTAGTGCTTGTTGTCATTGGAGAGACCGGGTCAGGCAAAACAACTCAGCTGGGACAGTTTTTGTATGAGGACGGGTATTGTGCGAACGGAATGATTGGGTGCACTCAACCACGTCGTGTAGCTGCCATGTCTGTGGCTAAGCGTGTCAGCGAAGAAATGGAGGTAAGCTGCTAAGCAGTGCACGCCTTTATGTATACTAATATCATTCCCAGTGTACCCTAGGTGAAACCGTTGGCTACGCTATCCGTTTCGAAGACTGTACATCCAAAGATACAAAAATTAAGTGTGAGTTTGCTTCACTAGTTCACATTACAATGCGTTGTGACTGATGGGGTCAACAGTCATGACAGATGGTGTCTTGCTTCGAGAGTCATTGAATGAAGGCGATTTGGATCGATATAGtgtcatcatccttgatGAAGCACACGAGCGATCACTGAGTACAGATATCCTGATGGGTCTTTTGCGAAAAAGTAGAGAATACATTTATCTTCTGATGTGATGCCAATACTAACCTATTGTTCTAGTCCTTACACGCCGACGTGATCTCAAGCTCATCGTTACCTCAGCTACCATGAATGCTGAAAAGGTCAGTAATTCGAGTTGAAAACGTCGTTCTTACTAATCTATGTGGTAGTTCTCTCAATTTTTTGGTAACGCTGCCACTTATACTATACCTGGTCGTACCTTCCCCGTTGAGATCTTTCATTCCAAGTCACCTTGCGAAGATTACGTTGATAGTGCCATTAAGCAAGtcctccaaatccaccTCTCAAGTTCGCAGGGAGATATTTTGGTTTTCATGACAGGTCAAGAGGATATCGAATGTTGCTGTCAAGTCATTGAAGGTAAATGGCCTCCAATCATGATGCGATAGTTCTAACTAACGACTCATTAGAACGACTGTCTCAGCTTGATGACCCTCCGCCTTTGGCTGTGCTACCAATCTACTCTCAAATGCCGGCGGACCTACAAGCGAAGATCTTCCAGCCAACCCCGGATGGTCGACGTAAGGTCGTTGTTGCTACCAACATCGCGGAAACTTCTCTCACAGGTTCGTAAAGCTTATTACTCCTAGACGACCAGAATTGATTGCTAAACTTGTCTTAGTTGACGGTATCCTATATGTTGTTGACTCCGGATACTCGAAGCTCAAGGTATACAACCCGAAGGTCGGAATGGATGCTTTGCAAATCACGCCTATCAGTCAAGCCAACTGTGGCCAACGTGCTGGTCGTGCTGGTCGTACAGGTCCTGGGTGCGTGAAGATAAATCATGCCCATGGAGCCCGCTGCTAACGAAGCCTTTATAGCTTTTGTTACCGACTGTATACTGAGACGGCATATCTCAACGAGCTGTTTGCTAGCAACATCCCTGAAATCCAGAGGACCAACTTGGCGAACACCGTACTACTTCTCAAGTCATTGGGTGTCAAGAATTTACTGGAGTTTGATTTTATggatcctcctcctcaggTGAGCTCATTATAATATAACCTGTTACAGCCGATGCTCATCAGCGTTTAGGAAAACATCCTCAACTCGATGTACCAGCTTTGGGTACTTGGCGCTTTAGATAACGTGGGCAATTTGACCCCTATCGGTCGCAAAATGTCCGATTTCCCAATGGAACCATCCCTCGCCAAGATGCTCATTGTCTCCGTTGACTATCAATGTTCTTCTGAGATGCTCACCATCGTGTCCATGTTATCTGTGCCATCAGTGTTTTACAGACCTCCTCAaagagcagaagagagtgaCGCTGCCAGGGAAAAGTTCTTTGTGCCTGAAAGCGACCATCTGACACTGTTACACGTTTACACCCAGTGGAAGAGCAATGGGTAAGCTGTTTTCTGCACGTTAACTTTGCATGTTATAATGTACTAAACATggattcttcttcaggtACAGTGATTCTTGGTGCATGAAACATTTCTTGCACCCGAAGCTCATGAGGAAGGCCCGAGAGGTGCGAGGACAGTTGGAGGACATTATgaaacaacaaaaaatGGACCTTTTGTCTGTAGGAACGGATTGGGATATCGTCAGGTGCGTTTTAACTCATATTTGCCCGAAGGATGATACTGACTACGGTGAAGAAAATGTATCACTGCTGGTTACTTCCATCAGGCGGCGAGAGTCAAAGGCATTGGGGAGTATATGAACATTCGAACAGGGGTGAGTCATTCAGTGGATTCCTAATTTCAATAGGGCGCAACTGACATAATTACTAGTTGCCTTGTGTTCTTCACCCCACTTCTGCATTGTATGGTCTTGGTTGTGAGTAAGATCGTCCGTCAATGGAGGTGTTACTGACGACGTGCAGATATGCCTGACTATGTTGTGTATCATGAGCTTGTATTAACATCCAAACGTGAGTTTTCATGTACCTCCTCCACACAAGCGATTTACCTCATTTTCCTTTACAGAATACATGATGTGTGTAACCTCGGTTGATCCGTATTGGCTTGCCGATCTCGGTAgtgtcttcttttcaattAGAGAGAAAAACTTCGATGCTTTGGCGCGCGCACGAGCAAACAGAGACTTCAGCAAGAAAACAGAGATGGAAGCTGAGATGGCCAGACAGCGTGAGGAGTGAGTTTAAAATTTAGACCTTCCATTACCTTGGTCTCAAATTAACGGTTAATATAGGATGGAACGAGCGAAAGCtgagaagatcaagaaggaagcagtGGCAAAGACCCCCAGAATTGGCGGCGTTGGAGTGGCATATACGCCGAAAAGTGCAGGTATTGGTGCGGGCGCGAGGTCATCTGCGACACCGAGAAGACGAGCAGGAGGCATTTAATCTTGGCAATTTGTATTGTATGATGCATTCATCGCCCATGTTTGCATTGCAACTATATTCCTTCTaaggaggtgaaggagatgtccagcatcatcatcaccttgCACGAATGAGAAGGCCATAGGCCAATAAGCTTTCTCAAAAACAGCATCTTTTCAGAGCAACCACACTTATAAGGGCAATCTCATGGGCCTCAAGCTGTAGATTTCTCATCATTGCCTAAATCCGTCAATGCCTGTCAAGATTAAAAATTAGTCCATTATTCATCTTGCGAATAAGAGGTAATCTAGACATACATGTGTCATCGTCCTGCTCATCATAGGCCAATCATGCCGACATCCTAATCCCTTGGGCGCTCCGTCTCCTCCAAGAGGCCTTCTTACTCCAAACTCTTCCTGCGGCAACATCATAAAGGCCagcatttccttctttggGTTCCCAGGCTCAAGTTTGGATTTGGGCTGTTCGGGTACGTGATCCGCGACCTGAGGAAGTGGTCGTTGACTGTTGTGGTGTGGAATATGCACATAGCTGAACtggttcttcttcaatttcttctccatcgccCTAATTCTTGATGAGAAATGAATACTATTCTCGCGGCATGGGTCAACACTTACTTGAGgtccctcctctcctcccagGTCGTGAACTTTAGACTTTGTTTGTGCAGCTTCGTTtgctccttttccatctttttccACGCTTTTATTTCAGCTTTCTGTTGTTTCTCTATGAGCTTCCGTTCCCATCTTGGTAGGCCATTATTGAACGCTGAAGCGATAGCTGGATTCTGGAGCGTTTTGGCCGGAGGGTCGTAAGGCGCTCTCACTGTTGGTGTCATTCCAGGCGCTATGCCGGGAATGGGTCTGTGTTGTTTAGGGGTCGATCTAGGTAACGTGGGCTGGGGAATCCATCCATTAACGGCTAGCTTGCCTCGCTGGCAACCTCGATAATCAACTCACGTTCTTCTGGTAAGGTTCACCGTCCCACCAATCTGAGATCTTGGTCCAAAACCCTTTTCTATGTGGTGTATACATCATTGAATAAGGTCCCATGGGTCCAACATATGACATTTCTTCGGGTAATGTTTTTGGCCTGGATACTTCGTTCCATCAGTAATTTTCCGCAACTGCTTCCCGCCCACCTGTTtcaagggaaggaagagttgcaGCAGGTGCTGCGAAACTTGCCGTGTCACTAAGACCTTGAGCTTTCGAATGTGGGCTGGTACCGGACTGAGATTTGCCTGGGAAGAGTTGGCGCCGCTTTTTTGATGGATCTGCGCCGAAGATAAACGCGTTTCCTCCTAAATCaggaggtggtgggggGACAGCCATTGATCGTCgtgatgaagagttgaGCAGGGAGTGTAAGTCAATAGGCTATCAGTGGCGACCATGCGAAAAACACAGAGCTGGCGTCATCCGCACTGGTTATGGCGAGAGTAT
This genomic window contains:
- a CDS encoding molybdopterin binding domain-containing protein produces the protein MFIPFSRLLQTVARPFAPLPSRSLPIRIAFGRIYLRTMSTEAPIVPTSPSSVADPLGKGKYIQTAGCIIVGDEVLNGKTKDTNSNFFAQYCFDLGIELKRIEVIADDEDEIIEAARRMTEKYDFVVTSGGIGPTHDDITYASLAKAFNLPLVHHPETLRRMWALTTPERRAELEKATPAQREARERMALFPTQKEEGDVKSEAIFVEADKWVPVVRLAGKLCVFPGIPSLFQQLLLALTPYLPLPPASSKPFRHLIYTGKPESAIAPYLTELQARVKKEGIRIGSYPYLYQGVHISLIGHNIERVKELGREVIQEVDGKVVAEGKLGGDSTSTTSKM
- a CDS encoding mitochondrial distribution and morphology protein 34 — encoded protein: MSFVFPSWSTAFSPAFHEDAKAMLEGALNKGDKPPVIQGKIEVVELHMGEQPPTLTLLEIGDLSIDRFRGILRLGYQGDAWLEVRCRVQANPLSHNPHLTSSTLPLSTPLLASQPLLVPMTLRLSKLHLRAILILVVSASKGITLVFKNDPLQNVDVSSTFDSVEVIRGYLQQEIEGQLREMFREHLPSIIHRLSQKWFSGSGVGGKVEMPYRDTSPVPSYAPINEEVEEEENEENHGSSPGNEGSFPPRHIGPGGITLPLNNSVSQLAALSYSAHTLSPYARGHEHIAVRSFPYLGKNGAGTGSSGRASLASSSVGEGDIKAKRKRIFRIGKSKEADEKSEI
- a CDS encoding pre-mRNA-splicing factor ATP-dependent RNA helicase PRP16, translated to MSARSPRGPTTEDEFSHQIAIEMSRIMNQVNPNDLLGKRIVDIAKGNRTGDAFLRAVSTFGQFPRDPMLSLHTRILAHLSVLQGQNQSSARRGSDHSPPRMLGGRPVGENVEGMDHDDTDTLAPEPMRKGGLRRAGNVPTFKAPATARPSLLGLDKLAAEKRAAAAATADRNGPPSKKARKDEGDEDDEQSGGVFKVPAIPVRRDNVRVRPEETPSRGSGLSEEARARLEARRRERNQPSTGISASTADREHSREGLEDFQRRANRDRWNERGGERESGQGEYGRDGRGGGNDRGRKQDGRDGKPWNAAPTPRTSRADRDFDGGSARIPNRGWDETPRGSRGPGGWGKGERTSRGWDQTPRSARESPEGGGLDLNAKEWEEEQVKLDRDWYSYDDEGAVAADDDHNPFSQWENLERAKEEELQAKAVKRQTARQAQFNADNDLWETNRMQTSGVLQRGGVDDDFDDDSDSKVHVLVHDLKPPFLDGTVAYTKQLDPINPVKDGTSDMAIFSKKGSALVRERRERQEREKAAAKAASMAGTTLGNLMGVKDEPDLGQEGQKDGVTENYKADSQFSSHLKKSEGVSNFAKSRTLKEQREYLPAFAVREELMGMIRDHQVLVVIGETGSGKTTQLGQFLYEDGYCANGMIGCTQPRRVAAMSVAKRVSEEMECTLGETVGYAIRFEDCTSKDTKIKFMTDGVLLRESLNEGDLDRYSVIILDEAHERSLSTDILMGLLRKILTRRRDLKLIVTSATMNAEKFSQFFGNAATYTIPGRTFPVEIFHSKSPCEDYVDSAIKQVLQIHLSSSQGDILVFMTGQEDIECCCQVIEERLSQLDDPPPLAVLPIYSQMPADLQAKIFQPTPDGRRKVVVATNIAETSLTVDGILYVVDSGYSKLKVYNPKVGMDALQITPISQANCGQRAGRAGRTGPGFCYRLYTETAYLNELFASNIPEIQRTNLANTVLLLKSLGVKNLLEFDFMDPPPQENILNSMYQLWVLGALDNVGNLTPIGRKMSDFPMEPSLAKMLIVSVDYQCSSEMLTIVSMLSVPSVFYRPPQRAEESDAAREKFFVPESDHLTLLHVYTQWKSNGYSDSWCMKHFLHPKLMRKAREVRGQLEDIMKQQKMDLLSVGTDWDIVRKCITAGYFHQAARVKGIGEYMNIRTGLPCVLHPTSALYGLGYMPDYVVYHELVLTSKQYMMCVTSVDPYWLADLGSVFFSIREKNFDALARARANRDFSKKTEMEAEMARQREEMERAKAEKIKKEAVAKTPRIGGVGVAYTPKSAGIGAGARSSATPRRRAGGI